The DNA segment GGATCTGCGAGATCAAACCGTCACCGATCGAGAGAATCGTGAATCGTTCCAGCGATTCCATCACGGTCATGCCCTTTTGCATGATGCCGATGGCAAAGCCGCCGACGATGTTGATGAGGGTGATCAGGATGGCTGCGATGGCATCGCCGCGCACGAACTTGCTCGCACCGTCCATTGCGCCGTAGAAGTCGGCTTCTTCCTCGACGGCTTTCCGCCGATTGCGTGCTTCCGTTTCGTTGATCAAGCCGGCGTTCAATTCGGCATCGATCGCCATCTGCTTTCCGGGCATGGCGTCCAGGGTGAACCGCGCCGCGACTTCCGCGATGCGTCCCGCGCCCTTGGTGATCACGATGAAGTTGATCAGGACGAGGATGAGGAAGACGACCATGCCGACGACGTAATTGCCCCTGACCACGAAGCTGCCGAACGCCTCGATCAGGTGCCCGGCATAGCCATCGAGGAGAATGAGCCTGGTTGAGGCCACATTCAGGGCAAGCCGGTAAAGAGTGATGAACAGCAGCAGGGTGGGGAACCCGGTAAATTCCGCCGGGGTGCGTAGGTAAAGAATGACCAGCAGGGTCAGCAGGGAAAGGGCAATACTGATCGCCAGAAGGAGGTCCAGCAGGATGGGCGAGACCGGGAGGATCAGGAGCAGGACCGTGCCGAAAACGGCGACGACGAGCCATAAGTCCCCGTAGGGAATAAGTTTCCGCAACCTGTCGCTTAACGCACCCATGGCTGTTTCAGAATTAAAATTGGTTCTTTCATCGAGTTGGCGGCCGCCTTCGGCCTGCCCGGCAAATTTCGCCGCTGCTGCAGTTAAGCAAAAGCGGGACCACCCGCGGCCGTTCGCCGGGCTGGGTGCCGGTCGCCTGGGCCGGCTGGGGTGCGTGTTGGACTGCCGATTACCTCAAAAACGCCTTGCGCGGCGATAGGTCATTGCCTAAAAAACGGCCCATGTCGAAACGTCCCGGTTTGCAGCAGGCCCGATCCTTTGACTTGCAGCAGTTTCTTGCCGTCAGCACGGAATCGGTCAACCGCGCCCTGGACACATTCCTTCCATCGGAAAAGACCAAGCCCGCGACGATCCACAAGGCAATGCGGTATTCGCTATTCGCGGGTGGCAAGCGGATGCGCCCGGCTTTGTGCCTGGCCGCGGCCGAAGCCTGCGGGGGATTGGAGGATGACGCGATGCCGCTGGCTTGTGCGGTCGAGTGCATCCATACCTACTCGCTTGTGCACGATGATCTGCCTGCAATGGACGACGACGATTTTCGCCGCGGCAAGCCGACCAATCACAAGGTGTTCGGCGAAGGCATTGCAGTTCTTGCGGGCGACGCACTGTTGACGCAAGCGTTCGAAATTGCGGCGCAAAGCCGCGGGTGGAGCCGGTATTCGCATCGGACCGTGATCCTCGAACTGGCGCGCGCGTCGGGTTCGCTGCAATTGATTGCGGGCCAGGTGGCCGATCTGGAAGGCGAGGGGAAGAAGACTTCTGCGCAGCAACTCCGTTACATCCACGAACGCAAGACGTCAGCGCTGTTATGCTGTTCCGTGAGGTTGGGCGGCATGAGCGCGAATTGCACTCCCGCGCAACTGCAGGCGCTAACGGACTTTGGCTACAATGTTGGGCTGGCCTTCCAGGTGATCGACGACATTCTTGACGTGACGCAAACCAGCGAAAAGCTGGGAAAGACTGCGGGCAAGGATACGAAGGCGCAGAAGGCGACGTATCCATCGATCGTCGGGCTGGACCGGTCGCGCAGGATAGCCGAGGAACTGACGGGAAAAGCGTTCGATGCGCTGAAGCCATTTCGAGGAAAAGCAGCTGCGCTGCAAGGTCTGGCCGAGTTTCTGTTGAAACGGGAGCATTGAGAGGCTTGGTCGATTGTTGCGCGACATGATCGACCACAAGACACTCCAAGGAGACGACGCTGAACGGGAGGAGGTTTGACCACGAAGCACACACCGCGGCAGAGGCAGCAGACAGAAAAGTTGCAGGGGCAGATTGACCACGAATCACACGAAACACGCGAAAAAAGCCATCGAGAGGCATCCAACGGCTGTCGACTGCGCAAGGCTTCGTTCGATTCCTTTTTCAAACGCGACAATCTTCTCTCTCGCCCCGTGAGGCACGAATGGGGAGAGAGTTGGAGAGAGGGGGCTCCGCAATGGCTTTGGAACTCCTGCCGACCTCAATCGTCTCTCCGTTATCTCGGTTGCCTCAACGCTTGTTTCGGGAGTATGGCCAGCCCCGCCCACGCAGCGCGTGAAACTCAAATGTGTCACAGGGCGCAAGGCGGGAACCGGTTCCTTACCGCTTGCTCCATGAACGTGCTTTATAGATAGTAGGCACATGTCGCTTTCGGCCCCTTGCCGAGCCTGTTTCACGCTTGTTCGAGCCGCCGTTCTGAGCGCTGTTCTCGTGTCGGGATGGAGCTGGCATTTGCATCGATGCCATGCGGCAATGGATTTCTTAATCGATGTCAAAGACACCGAGGACGATCTCCCCAGCAGCACGGTCACGGCCATCGAGCAAACGCCGGATGGGTATCTTTGGATCGGCACGTACAGCGGCCTGGCGCGGTTCGATGGCGAACGGTTTGTCACGTTCTACCCCGTCAATACACCCGAACTCAGCCACGCCCGCGTCCAAGGCTTGTATGTAGATGTCGAAGGCACGCTGTGGATCAACACCTTTCGCGGCGGACTGACCTCATACCGCGACGGGGTATTCAAGCGCGAACGGCCCGATGATGACCGCCTCTTTGACCTGCATACCACGCTTGCACATTCGTCGCCCGACCAAGTCCTGTTTGTAGGGCAGTTCGGCGAGGTGTTGCGGCGGAGGAAGACTTCGGCTGGGACGGATTGGTCAGCTGTTGCGCCGCCAAGTGGAACGCGTCCATTGTTTCAATGCGCAGACCGAAACGGGACGTTGTGGTTCATCTCACGCGACGGGCGGGTGATCTTGTTCCGCGACGGCGAGTTCAAGGATTTCGATTCCAAAGGTCTGCTGGACAGTCGCCGCGCCATTTGTGTTGCCGCTGATCCGCATGGACTGGTGTGGATTGGCGCATCGAATTTTCTCGCTCGGTTCGATAATGCCGGATGGGAGGTGCGGACGCCCACGAACGGAGAGCCGAACGTCGGCATCAATCCGCAGTTGATATTGCCGACTCGGGCAGGTCCGCTTTGGGTTCTCGATGGGGGACGTTTTCGAAAACTGGCGGGCCGCGACTGGATTGCGGAGGCGACTGGATGGCGGGGCCGCCTTGGATGGGCTTCCGGGCGTGCAATGGGAATGAACGAGGATCGGGCGGGCGGGATCTGGTTGAATCATTATGGCAACGGCCTTTTCCACGTCACGCCGGACGGACGCTACGAACGCTTCACCACGCTCGAGGGTTTGCCAGGCGATCGCATCGGCGCATGGTTTCAGAGCCGTGAGGGCGGGATTTGGGTTGGCATTGATCGCGGTGGTTTGGTTCGGCTGCGGGAGCGCCGGTTTCGCGTAATAGGCCAGGCGGAGGGCTTGCCAGCGCGATCGGCACTGTCCGTCTGCGAGGACAGCGAGGGCGCTGTCTGGATTGGCACGGGCGGCGGCGGGCTCTGCCGCTGGCAGGATGGGAAGTTGAAGCGTTACACCGTCGGCAATCACGTCTCTGCCAACTTTGTCTTCTCGGTTTTCCCACGCGAGGACAACGGCGTGTGGCTCAGCACGGCTGAAGGTGAAGACCTTTACGCGTTTGAGGGTGAAGAGAAACGCCGTGCACCCTGGGAAGTCCATGGCGTAAAGAGCATTCTTGCGGACCGCGCGGGACGCGTCTGGGTCGGCACCAAATCTGGTTTGTCGTGGTGGTCGCCCGTGGATCGAAGAAGTTTTGGGGAAAATGACGGACTGGAACTCTCCGCTGTGCGCGCACTGGCGGAAGCGCCCGATGGAACCATCTGGGCGGGGAGCGACAGCGGCGTGTTGTATCGCTGCGAACCTGACAAGGTCGCTGGCTTCCGCAGCGCCGGCCATCTGGGGGATCAACCGATCTGGTCGGTGCATGTTGATTCTGAGGGCACCGTCTGGGCGGGAACATTCCGCGGCGGGTTGTTGCGATTCAAGGACGGAAACTTTTCGCGC comes from the Verrucomicrobiia bacterium genome and includes:
- a CDS encoding farnesyl diphosphate synthase, with the translated sequence MSKRPGLQQARSFDLQQFLAVSTESVNRALDTFLPSEKTKPATIHKAMRYSLFAGGKRMRPALCLAAAEACGGLEDDAMPLACAVECIHTYSLVHDDLPAMDDDDFRRGKPTNHKVFGEGIAVLAGDALLTQAFEIAAQSRGWSRYSHRTVILELARASGSLQLIAGQVADLEGEGKKTSAQQLRYIHERKTSALLCCSVRLGGMSANCTPAQLQALTDFGYNVGLAFQVIDDILDVTQTSEKLGKTAGKDTKAQKATYPSIVGLDRSRRIAEELTGKAFDALKPFRGKAAALQGLAEFLLKREH
- a CDS encoding two-component regulator propeller domain-containing protein, with product MDFLIDVKDTEDDLPSSTVTAIEQTPDGYLWIGTYSGLARFDGERFVTFYPVNTPELSHARVQGLYVDVEGTLWINTFRGGLTSYRDGVFKRERPDDDRLFDLHTTLAHSSPDQVLFVGQFGEVLRRRKTSAGTDWSAVAPPSGTRPLFQCADRNGTLWFISRDGRVILFRDGEFKDFDSKGLLDSRRAICVAADPHGLVWIGASNFLARFDNAGWEVRTPTNGEPNVGINPQLILPTRAGPLWVLDGGRFRKLAGRDWIAEATGWRGRLGWASGRAMGMNEDRAGGIWLNHYGNGLFHVTPDGRYERFTTLEGLPGDRIGAWFQSREGGIWVGIDRGGLVRLRERRFRVIGQAEGLPARSALSVCEDSEGAVWIGTGGGGLCRWQDGKLKRYTVGNHVSANFVFSVFPREDNGVWLSTAEGEDLYAFEGEEKRRAPWEVHGVKSILADRAGRVWVGTKSGLSWWSPVDRRSFGENDGLELSAVRALAEAPDGTIWAGSDSGVLYRCEPDKVAGFRSAGHLGDQPIWSVHVDSEGTVWAGTFRGGLLRFKDGNFSRITQREGLPVDVISQILEDDQGRLWFGTPQGICSMNKGELDACAAGKSSRVDCVTYGRLDGLPSLECSDGYQPACWKGRDGRLWFTTVKGVVSVNPGEMKTHSFRAPLRIEELLVDGEPIALNSKAIRIAPGRKRLEFRYTALSFEATRFRYRIEGFDKDWVEAGTRRVAQYSGLPAGAYRFRVIASDDRGHWHDAGTMLAFTVQPYFYERRGFIVLAGVAVTGIVAASVRSVAARKYRRKLALLEQQHAVERDRTRIAKDIHDDIGAGLTQITLLSELARREKDHATEHLDRISASARQLTKAMDEIVWAVDPQHDTFTGLLDYISAFAEDFLRVAGIRCRMDLPAALPALRVSAEMRYNLFLALKETLNNIVKHARATEVWLRVRIEEDSFSLIIEDDGRGLNGSLEPTSIRPDRINSGLGLNNLEQRLSSVGGSCRIESNPGQGTRVELRVAVGAAALAAS